The Faecalibacterium sp. I3-3-89 sequence CATCTCAAAGCGGATTGCTCCTTTTCCCTCAGGTCGATGCCGACCCGTGGGCTTATGCGGTATTAGCAGTCGTTTCCAACTGTTGTCCCCCTCTTTGAGGCAGGTTCCTCACGCGTTACTCACCCGTTCGCCACTCGATCGAAGAAGCAAGCTCCTTCTCTCTCGTTCGACTTGCATGTGTTAGGCGCGCCGCCAGCGTTCGTCCTGAGCCAGGATCAAACTCTTTATTAAATGATATTTATCACTTAAAAAGTGTTAAATCTCTCTTCGCTCAGCACGCAATCGCTTGCGTCCTGTGTGAATTACTTTGTTTGGAATTGTTTAACGTGTTTTTCCAACACGAAAATAGGTTCCGTTACAAGTTTTTCGATATTGTTCAATTTTCAAGGTCCTGTAGCGCCTCAGCCAAGCGGCTGACGACTTAATCATTTTACCACAGAAGTGGTTTTTTGTCAAGCTTTATTTTTTCGAAGTTTTTCGTTTCTTACCGAACTTGGAGCATATCGAAAGTCTCTCGCATTCCTGCCGGACTTTCTCGCGTCTATTGGTTCTTTTCGCTTTACTTCTAGCTGAGACTCGGAAGTCATTCTTTTGTCTCAGCGCTTGGCGCTCAAGTATAATACCACATCACCGCCCGGATGTCAACACTTTTTTACTTCTTTTTTCAAGTTTTTTCTTTTCTCTTCAAAAATCATCTCCCGGCAGGCCCCCAACCCCTCCGCTGCGGCCACGGCCGCAGTGTCTCCCCTTGCCAAGGGGAGTCTATGGTGCTATATATTATATATACATTATATGCAAGCAGGGAGGCCCCAACCATGATCCTTACCGTCAATCTCGGCAACACCCACATCACCATTGGCGGCTACGAGCACGATGACCTGATATTCTGCGGACGGCTCCACACAGACCCCGCCGCCACCGTCGATGAATACGCACTGCGGCTGGTCAATCTGCTTTCGCTCCACAGGGCCGCACCTGAGCAGATCGAGGGCGGCATTCTGGGCAGCGTAGTGCCTGCGCTGACCGGACGGGTGCTGGCAGCATTGCAGATGCTCTGCCCGGTGCGCATCCTGACCGTCGGGCCGGGACTCAAGAGCGGCATCCGCCTCCGGCTGGACAATCCCGCCCAGTTGGGTGCAGAGCTGCTCTGCGGCGCAGTGGCTGCACTGGCGGAAGGCTCCGGCCCGCTGGTGGTCATCTCAGCCGACACGGCCATCTCCCTGATGGCCGTCAACGGGAGGCAGGAGCTTGTGGGCGGCGTCATCCTGCCCGGGCCGCAGCTCTCGCTGGCCGCACTGGTGCAGAACACCGCTCAGCTTCCCCAGATCGACCTCTCTGCCCCCGCGCCCGCCTCTGTGCTGGGCAAAAACACCGCCGCCTGTCTGCAAAATGGCTTTGTGCTGGGCACTGCCGGGATGCTGGACGGGCTGGCCAGCCGTTTCTGTGCCGAACTCGGCCCCGAAACAAAATTCTACGCCACCGGCAATCTGCCCCGGACCATCCGGGAGGCCTGCCGCACCCCCATCCTCTACCGGGAGACTCTTATCACCGACGGCTTGTACCGCATCTGGCTGCGGAACCGCCGCTGAAGTTTTATTTGCATTTTTTGCGAGGCTGTGCTATACTATATTGTACTGGTTCACCAGTGCATATCGTGCGATCGTAGCTCAGCTGGATAGAGCGTTCGGCTCCGACCCGGAAGGCCAGAGGTTCGAATCCTCCCGGTCGCACCAAGAAAGGCCCATACACATTGTGTATGGGTCTTTCTTTATTGCAGATGCAATTTCCAGCCTGTCGGAGCGTCTGCCGGGAGAACTCATTTTCAGAAGTCAAGAATCATATTGCAAAAAAGTAAAACTCCTTTATAATAGAGCTTGTGCCCCGGTGTGCGCGGGCACCGCTTCGGGATAAGAAAAAGGAAAAAAACATGAGTTCATCCACAAAGTCACTGACCGAAGGCCCTCTGGCCAAACAGATCCTTCTGGTCAGCCTGCCGCTGGTCCTGTCCAACCTGCTGCAGGTCCTCTTCAACATGTCGGACGTGGCCGTGGTGGGCCGCTTCGCAGGCTCTACCGCCCTCGGTTCGGTGGGTTCCACCAGCATCTTCGTCACCCTGTTCACCGGCTTTCTCATCGGCCTGAGCAACGGCATCAACGTGCTGGTGGCCCGGTTCTACGGCGCACGCCATGCCAGCGATGTGGAAAAGACCGTCCACTCGGCCCTGCTGGTCAGTCTGGCGGCGGGCATTCTGCTCCTGCTCGTCGGCCTGCTGGGTTCACCGGCCCTGCTCCACCTGCTCAACACCAAAGAGGACCTCTACCCCGGTGCAGTGCTCTACCTGCGGGTCTACTTCCTCGGTATGCCGGCGCTGGCCCTCTATAATTTCGGCAACGCCATCTTCAGTGCCATCGGTGAGACGAAGAAGCCCCTCTATTACCTCTGCATCGCGGGCGTGCTGAACATCCTGCTCAACCTCTTCTTCGTCATCGTCTGCCGTCTGGACGTGGCAGGCGTGGCGCTGGCCAGCGCTATCTCCCAGTGCGTCTCGGCCTTCCTCGTCCTGCGGGCGCTGACCCGCGTGAAGGACTGCTACGCCCTCGACTTCCACAAAGCCGCTCTCGACCCTGCCACTACCCAGCGCATCCTTGCGCTGGGCATCCCGGCCGGACTTCAGAACGCCATTTTTGCCATCGCCAACCTCTTCATTCAGGCCGGTGTCAACTCCTTCGACTCCCTTATGGTCAAGGGCAACTCTGCCGCCGCCAATGCCGATAACCTGATCTACGACGCCATGGCCGCCTTCTACATGGCCTGTGCCAGCTTCATGAGCCAGAACTACGGCGCAGGCAAGCCCGACCGGGTGAAGAAGAGCTACTTCATCAGCCTCGTCTACTCCTTCGGCGTCGGCCTCGTGCTGGGCAGTGCCCTCTTCCTCTTCGGGCGGGAGTTCCTTGCCCTCTTCACCACCGAGAGCGCCGTTATCGACGCCGGTATGAAGCGTGTGGGCGTCATGGGCTTTGCCTATTGCATCTCGGCCTTTATGGACTGCACCATCGCCGCCTCCCGCGGCCTTGGCAAGACGGTGGTCCCCACCGTCATCGTTGTCCTCGGCTCCTGCGTGTTCCGGGTCATCTGGGTCTACACCATCTTCGCCCACTTCCACACCATCCCCTCGCTCTACCTGCTCTACCCCTGCTCCTGGGCGCTGACGGCCATCGCTGAGATCTTCTACTTCGCCCACTCCTACAAGGAGAGCATGAAGATCTTCTCCCAGCCTGCCGCTGAGCTTTAACAGACAGCAAAAATGCCATCGCCCCGCGGCGATGGCATTTTTCATTTCCTGATCTTACTGATAATCGTGGTTGAGGAACATGGCCTTGATCTGGACGATCTCGTCGTACTCCTCCTGCTCCACCTGAACGTCGGCGTTGACCTCCTTGAGGCGGTTCTTTACCGCTGCAAGGGCCTCGGGCAGGGTCACGGCCCGGCCCTCCTGAATGGCGTCGGTCATCTGCTTGAGCACCACAGGGTGGGCGTAGATGTCCGGCACCGGGAAGCTGCCGCCGGGGTAAGCCCGGATGTACTCGGCCATGGCTGCTTCGGCCTTGTCGGCCCGGGCCATGATGGACTTGTGGTTGTTGTGGGCCGTGGGCATCATGTTGTAGCTGGAAAAGAGGAAGATGGCCGCAAAGCCGAACAGGGCAAAGTAGATGCCGTAGTTCCCGGTGTGGTTGAGGATGCTCTGGATGCCATAGGCCGCAGACACCACACCGAGAAGGCTGATGATGAGGGCTACATACTTATACACCGGCTTGCTCTGCAGCTGAGCACGCTTGCGGCGCTCGGCGGCGCTCAGTTCCTTGGCCAGTTCCGGCTTCTTGGCGAGGTAGTCCGCCGCACGCCTGAGCTGGCCCACGCTCTGCTCGGCCTCTTTCGAGAGCTGGGGCAGTCTGCGGGCAGCTTTCTCCGCCTTCTGACGGGCAAGCTCGGCCTCACCGGCAGTGCTCAGACGGGGGATGTTCGGCTGTTCCTTCGCCAGAACTTCCAGCAGGGCGTCCACGTCCCGCTCATCCTTGAAGTTGCACTGCTTCTGCTTGCCGCCGTCGTACTCCACCACGAGGTAAGCCATCGAGGCGAACATCCCCTTACCGGAGAAACCGCCCTCACTCATGGCGACCCGCTTGAACACCCGGCTGATGCTGCCGTAGGGCAGATAATACCGACGGTCGATGTAGAAGCTGTTGAGATAGAGGGCTTTTTTGCCCACGCCGCAGGGGCCGATCTTTTTGCAGGCTTTCTTATCGGCTTCCAGCGTTGCCTTGTCCAGATGGGCAAGGCCCAGTTGTGCAGGATGAAACAGCATAGGAGATCCCCTTCTTTCTTTTCCCTCATTCTGCCACTCTGAGCAGAAAAAAGCAAGAGGCAGTTTCAGATGACCGTTTTTTCAAGCCATCTTCCCCGGACAAAGCGCACCGCAAAGCAGAGGGAGCGGAACACCCAGTCGAGATACATTCCCATCCAGATGCTGAGCAGCCCACCGCCCATCCGCAGCACCCACAGGTAGCAGAAGCCCACCCGGAAGACCCACATGGACACGATGCTCACAGCCATGGTGAAGCTGGCGTCGCCGGCGGAGCGGAGGATGTTGGGCAGGGTGAAGCTGGAGGGCCAGAAGAAGAGGGAGACGATGTTGAACCACATCATGACCTCAAGGGCCATGGCCGAAGCTTCCGGCGAAAGGTTGAACCACGACAGCGCCCAGCGGTCGGCAAAGAAGAAGCCCGACAGGTTCATGACCCACGCGCCGCAGTAGGCCACCAGAAGCAGGCGGCGGGCATACCAGACCGCCTGCTCCTTCTCGCTCGCGCCGAGGCACTGGCCCACCACCGTGAGCACCGCCATGCTGACGGCGTTGGCCGGGATATTCAGGAAGGTGCTGGTGGTGTTGGCCACGGCGTTGGCGGCGATAGCGGCGGTGCCGAGGGTACTGGTGAGGCTGGCCACCGACAGCTTGCCGATCTGGAACATCCCATTCTCGATGCCCGCCGGGATGCCCACCCGCAGGATGCGCCGGATCAGCCCGCCGTCCGGCCGGAGGGCCGACAGACCGGTGATGCGGAGCATACAATCCGGCTTCTGCAGCAGGAAGAGGACGGCGCAGCAGGCCACCGCACGGGAGATGAGGCTGGCCAGCGCCGCGCCCATGACCCCCATCCCAAAGCCGAAGATGAGGATGGCGTTGCCGCCGATGTTGACCACATTCATCACGAGGCTGGACATCATGCTGATCTTGCTGTTGCCCTGCGCCCGGAAGAGGGCCGCGCCCGCATTGTACAGACCGATGAAGGGGTAGCTCAGGGCCGACAGCAGGAAATACGTCTCGGCGTACCGCATAACGTCGGCGTCGATGGCGCCGAAGATGCCCCGCAGGATGGCGTGGCGGCCCACCACGACCACCGCCGCCACCAGAACACTGAAGCTGGACATGATGAACAGGATCTGTGCGGCCGCGGCCCGGGCGTTCTTCTCCTCCCGGTGGCCGATGTACTGGCTGGCGACCACCGCACCGCCGGTGGCCAGCGCCGTCATGATCTGGATCATCAGGGTGTTGAAGGTGTCCACAAGGCTCACGCCCGACACCGCCGCCTCGCCTACCGACGACACCATGAGGGTATCGGCCAGACCGATGGTGACGCTCAGGGCCTGCTCCGCGATGAGCGGCAGCAGCAGCGCCGTCAGCTGCTGGCGGGTAAACAAAGGCTTCGACTCGAATTTTGTGCTGGTCATTCGTTCCTCCGCGCTGCCCCCCGAGGGGGCTTTTCTTAAAAGTAGACAGACATATTCCTATGATACAGCGTCCTCTCCGAAAAGGCAAGGAGATGTATACAAGAATCTCTCAAAATTTTAAGATTTCCGCTCTTCTGCACCACTTTACCCCCCTTCTATCTTGTGTTACAATGAAAGCTGCCAGAGTGCCGCCCTTTTCTGCGCCGTGCAGGGGCGCAGAAAAATCGGGCCGACGCTCCGGCATGACGG is a genomic window containing:
- a CDS encoding MATE family efflux transporter yields the protein MTSTKFESKPLFTRQQLTALLLPLIAEQALSVTIGLADTLMVSSVGEAAVSGVSLVDTFNTLMIQIMTALATGGAVVASQYIGHREEKNARAAAAQILFIMSSFSVLVAAVVVVGRHAILRGIFGAIDADVMRYAETYFLLSALSYPFIGLYNAGAALFRAQGNSKISMMSSLVMNVVNIGGNAILIFGFGMGVMGAALASLISRAVACCAVLFLLQKPDCMLRITGLSALRPDGGLIRRILRVGIPAGIENGMFQIGKLSVASLTSTLGTAAIAANAVANTTSTFLNIPANAVSMAVLTVVGQCLGASEKEQAVWYARRLLLVAYCGAWVMNLSGFFFADRWALSWFNLSPEASAMALEVMMWFNIVSLFFWPSSFTLPNILRSAGDASFTMAVSIVSMWVFRVGFCYLWVLRMGGGLLSIWMGMYLDWVFRSLCFAVRFVRGRWLEKTVI
- a CDS encoding MATE family efflux transporter, with the protein product MSSSTKSLTEGPLAKQILLVSLPLVLSNLLQVLFNMSDVAVVGRFAGSTALGSVGSTSIFVTLFTGFLIGLSNGINVLVARFYGARHASDVEKTVHSALLVSLAAGILLLLVGLLGSPALLHLLNTKEDLYPGAVLYLRVYFLGMPALALYNFGNAIFSAIGETKKPLYYLCIAGVLNILLNLFFVIVCRLDVAGVALASAISQCVSAFLVLRALTRVKDCYALDFHKAALDPATTQRILALGIPAGLQNAIFAIANLFIQAGVNSFDSLMVKGNSAAANADNLIYDAMAAFYMACASFMSQNYGAGKPDRVKKSYFISLVYSFGVGLVLGSALFLFGREFLALFTTESAVIDAGMKRVGVMGFAYCISAFMDCTIAASRGLGKTVVPTVIVVLGSCVFRVIWVYTIFAHFHTIPSLYLLYPCSWALTAIAEIFYFAHSYKESMKIFSQPAAEL
- a CDS encoding type III pantothenate kinase produces the protein MILTVNLGNTHITIGGYEHDDLIFCGRLHTDPAATVDEYALRLVNLLSLHRAAPEQIEGGILGSVVPALTGRVLAALQMLCPVRILTVGPGLKSGIRLRLDNPAQLGAELLCGAVAALAEGSGPLVVISADTAISLMAVNGRQELVGGVILPGPQLSLAALVQNTAQLPQIDLSAPAPASVLGKNTAACLQNGFVLGTAGMLDGLASRFCAELGPETKFYATGNLPRTIREACRTPILYRETLITDGLYRIWLRNRR
- a CDS encoding ATPase P is translated as MLFHPAQLGLAHLDKATLEADKKACKKIGPCGVGKKALYLNSFYIDRRYYLPYGSISRVFKRVAMSEGGFSGKGMFASMAYLVVEYDGGKQKQCNFKDERDVDALLEVLAKEQPNIPRLSTAGEAELARQKAEKAARRLPQLSKEAEQSVGQLRRAADYLAKKPELAKELSAAERRKRAQLQSKPVYKYVALIISLLGVVSAAYGIQSILNHTGNYGIYFALFGFAAIFLFSSYNMMPTAHNNHKSIMARADKAEAAMAEYIRAYPGGSFPVPDIYAHPVVLKQMTDAIQEGRAVTLPEALAAVKNRLKEVNADVQVEQEEYDEIVQIKAMFLNHDYQ